CTAAAGCAGCGAGAGGCGATGGGATTTCCGTTGCTGACCGAGGCAGCTCAGCCAGCGATCGCCCCATCTTAATCACGCCCTAATCAAGCAGCGATCGCCCTCCTATCAACAAGCTAGCCATGATTTAGCCCCCCATCAGTGGAGATCGGTAGAATAATCGGTAACGAACCGTTAAGACTGCCGAATCCAACGAGGAACACACGATGTCAGAGAGTTTGAGTCAACTACTAGAGCCGATCGCGGCTTGGTTTCGCAGCTTTGGCACCCCAGAGCCGATTGTGCATTGGGGACACCCCTTGATGATGGGCATTGTGGTGGTTGCTATGGGTAGCGCTGTGGGTCTCTCCGGCTGGCGGGGGCGATCGCTGGAGGATGGGGAAGAAAAAGTCAAAAGCCTGGATGGCCATGCCAAGATTGCTCCCTTGATGACGCTGTTTATCATCCTGGGCTACACCGGCGGCATTTTATCCCTGGTGATGCAGCAGCAGCCGATTCTCGAAAGCCCTCACTTTTGGACGGGATCAGTGGTGATTTTGCTCTTGGTGACCAATGGTGCGATCGCTGCCACGGGCTTTGGGAAGAATAAACCTGGGCTGCGATCGGCCCATGCCTATTTAGGCAGTGCTGCACTTTGCATCATGGTTCTGCACGCCGCGCTGGGGCTCAAGCTGGGGCTGTCCATCTAGACAGGATCTAGAGCTAGACGAGATTTCCTCTCGCTTCCCTAGTCAAGACCACCCGTCGCGCGCAGACCTGTTGGACAGCAGCGACGGGTGCATTGATTAGGGAACTATGCGAAACAGTGTTGTCTTATGTCTGGCCTATTTGGTCGGACTGCTTTTGAGTGGGATAGCTGGATCATGGCTGGGGGTGCCCAGGGGGGCGATCGCCATTCTCGTCCTAAGTTTGGCCGCGGTGGCGCTCTTACCCCGCTGGTGGCGAACGGGGCCCCGCGTACAAGTCTGGGCCTGTGCAGGACTTATTGCCCTACTGGGGTTTGGGTATTTTCATTGGCGGATACCGACGCCACAAACCGCCGATATTAGCCATTGGGTGACTGCCGACCATCCTCAACAGGCGGTGCAGGTTTGGGGAAGAATTGCCGATGAACCCCGTATGACCCGCAGCCAGTCCGTACGCTTTTGGCTGCAGGTGCTAGAAGCCCAGCGCAACGATGAACCCTCCCTGGAGCAAACGGGCAAACTCTATGTCACCGTACCGCTCCTACAGGGCACAGGCTTAACCCTGGGGCAAGAGGTGGCGATCGCGGGCAATCTATACCAACCGCAGTCAGCACAGATCCGGGGCGGCTTTGACTTCCAGGCCTACCTAGCCCGCCAAGGCAGCTTTGCTGGCCTCCGGGGACGTACCGTAGAGGTCTTACCCCAGCGTCGCCACTCCATTTCTGCCCTCCAGTTCGGATTCACCTATGGTCAACAAACCCTGCAGACCGTTCGGCAGCGGATGATTCGTGCCCAGGTCGAGCGACTGGGGCGGGGCGGCCTGTTAGTGAGCAGCATGGTGTTGGGACGGCGGGCGGTGGACTTGCCCTACGATCTCTACGAGCAGTTTGCTCAGGCCGGTATGGCCCACACCTTG
This Candidatus Obscuribacterales bacterium DNA region includes the following protein-coding sequences:
- a CDS encoding DUF4079 domain-containing protein, with translation MSESLSQLLEPIAAWFRSFGTPEPIVHWGHPLMMGIVVVAMGSAVGLSGWRGRSLEDGEEKVKSLDGHAKIAPLMTLFIILGYTGGILSLVMQQQPILESPHFWTGSVVILLLVTNGAIAATGFGKNKPGLRSAHAYLGSAALCIMVLHAALGLKLGLSI